One window of Robiginitalea biformata HTCC2501 genomic DNA carries:
- a CDS encoding AAA family ATPase, which translates to MSDVAAIERLVEKHRALKKEIARVIVGQDLVIDQILWSIYTGGHSLLIGVPGLAKTLMVNTIAQTLGLDFKRIQFTPDLMPSDILGSEVLDQNRNFIFVKGPVFANIILADEINRTPPKTQAALLEAMQERAVTITGKQYKLDQPYFVLATQNPIEQEGTYPLPEAQLDRFMFAIELKYPSVEEEITVVQTTTDDRTTEVRTLFQADEILEVQHLIRRIPVPDNVVRYAVELVHKTRPGQPGASELVNQYLDWGAGPRASQNLVLAAKAHAAVDGRFSPDIADVQAVAMGILRHRILRNYKAEAEGISDEDIIGQLL; encoded by the coding sequence ATGTCGGACGTAGCTGCCATTGAACGGCTGGTTGAAAAACACCGGGCGCTGAAAAAGGAAATTGCACGGGTCATCGTAGGCCAGGACCTGGTGATCGACCAGATCCTCTGGAGTATCTACACCGGGGGGCATTCCCTGCTGATCGGGGTACCCGGGCTCGCCAAGACCCTCATGGTAAATACGATTGCCCAAACCCTGGGGCTGGACTTCAAACGGATCCAGTTTACCCCGGACCTGATGCCCAGCGATATCCTCGGAAGCGAGGTGCTGGACCAGAACCGGAATTTTATCTTTGTAAAGGGCCCTGTATTTGCCAATATCATCCTGGCCGATGAAATCAACCGGACGCCCCCGAAGACGCAGGCTGCCCTGCTCGAGGCCATGCAGGAACGGGCGGTGACCATTACCGGGAAACAATATAAGCTGGACCAGCCCTATTTTGTGCTGGCCACCCAAAACCCCATTGAGCAGGAGGGGACCTACCCGCTGCCGGAAGCCCAGCTCGACCGTTTCATGTTTGCCATTGAACTGAAGTACCCGAGCGTGGAAGAGGAAATCACCGTGGTGCAGACTACCACGGACGACCGCACCACCGAGGTGCGCACCTTGTTCCAGGCCGATGAAATCCTGGAGGTCCAGCACCTGATCCGTCGCATTCCCGTTCCCGACAACGTGGTGCGTTATGCCGTGGAGCTCGTCCACAAGACCCGTCCCGGACAGCCCGGGGCGTCCGAACTGGTGAATCAGTACCTGGACTGGGGTGCGGGCCCCCGGGCCTCCCAGAACCTGGTTCTGGCCGCCAAGGCCCATGCGGCCGTAGACGGCAGATTTTCCCCGGATATCGCGGACGTACAGGCAGTTGCGATGGGCATCCTCAGGCACCGCATCCTCAGAAACTACAAAGCGGAGGCGGAGGGAATCTCCGATGAGGATATCATCGGACAGTTACTCTGA